The Spirosoma radiotolerans genome has a window encoding:
- a CDS encoding TonB-dependent receptor domain-containing protein produces MKALLLSLLIVSATTLFAQTPVVPGAPASGTAVTPATNQPATAPPPASAVPDPFGTTPAATSPQNFTAPGGPTTIQAPGTQPQPAATPSETDPIARGNGKISGVLIDSASTKPVEFATIALLNTATNKPIDGTTADAKGKFTIGRVAPGKYRLQYSFIGYKDKRSALITIDRSSDINLGTIKLAADVRTLNEVNVVGQAALIEEKVDRLVYNADKDIAAKGGDAGDILRKVPMLSVDLDGNVSLRGSANVTVLINNKPSTIVASSVADALKQIPADMIKTVEVITSPSAKYDAEGSAGIINIVTKKTTLQGATLDVNGGAGNRGSNLGLSGNYRTGKMGFSLSGFGRAEYNVKGAFTNDQTTRNYDQATNTYSASTRTLQTANTLSQRLFGNYQLGWDYDIDKRTSLTASIRYGARNGTAKQNNLLTQTTSPTSYFPTISDRNVKTTDLSGTVDANLTYTKIYKPQQEFSILALFSRNNRTNDFVSDILSGTDFQTISSRIRNDNLSYNQESTLQIDYQTPIKTNQLLEFGVKGIFRKANSDYQYYLATGDTGDYIVDKTRPSNTLFYNQNIGASYLSYTLTTKNKYTIKAGARYEYTVIDARFSNESTATPTNIPNYGTLVPSVNISKSLKGGRILKLAYNRRIQRPGIQFLNPNVNSSNPTNITRGNPLLSPEFTDNVEFSTSGNIKGLYLNASLFGRRTNGEITAVRDVTQQPVGDPISQVFQQVIQTTYQNVGHEDAYGLNLFGNGTLFRKLQLGGGIDIYHVSLTNNNANPIYSASNSGLVIAGRLQSSLSLSNGWGFQVFGGGRGKQIQLQGYQSPMYFYSIGMRKEFNDKRASLGLAAENIFNHPFTQRSELSSPILSQNSQTSFYNAGVRLTFSYKLGKMSFDAPQKRRKSVNNDDVKEGDGGGDNQQQQPAQQSAPAGGGRSGGGRSGGGRPR; encoded by the coding sequence ATGAAAGCCCTGCTACTATCCTTACTCATCGTCAGTGCAACAACGCTGTTCGCTCAGACGCCCGTCGTACCGGGTGCACCAGCCAGCGGAACAGCCGTTACGCCGGCAACGAATCAACCGGCCACGGCTCCTCCACCCGCCAGCGCGGTTCCCGATCCTTTTGGCACGACACCAGCAGCTACTTCTCCACAAAACTTTACGGCTCCTGGTGGTCCAACCACGATTCAGGCGCCCGGCACACAGCCCCAACCAGCCGCCACCCCATCGGAAACGGATCCGATTGCCCGTGGTAATGGGAAAATCAGCGGTGTGCTGATTGACTCGGCGAGTACCAAACCCGTTGAATTTGCAACCATTGCCCTGCTCAATACCGCCACCAACAAACCCATCGACGGCACCACTGCCGACGCCAAAGGGAAGTTTACCATCGGTAGAGTGGCCCCCGGAAAATACCGGCTCCAGTATTCGTTTATCGGGTATAAAGACAAGCGGAGCGCTCTGATTACCATTGACCGGAGCAGCGATATCAACCTTGGTACCATTAAACTAGCTGCCGATGTTCGGACACTCAATGAAGTAAACGTAGTGGGGCAGGCCGCTCTGATCGAAGAAAAAGTGGACCGGCTGGTCTATAACGCCGACAAGGACATTGCCGCCAAAGGGGGCGATGCCGGTGATATTCTCCGTAAAGTACCTATGTTATCGGTTGACCTCGACGGAAACGTCAGCCTTCGGGGCAGTGCCAACGTGACGGTACTGATCAACAACAAACCCTCGACCATCGTAGCCAGCAGCGTAGCGGACGCCCTGAAACAGATTCCGGCCGACATGATCAAAACGGTTGAAGTGATCACGTCACCCTCGGCCAAGTATGATGCGGAAGGATCAGCGGGTATCATTAATATCGTCACCAAGAAAACAACGCTGCAGGGCGCTACTCTTGATGTAAATGGTGGCGCAGGCAACCGGGGCAGCAATTTAGGCCTGAGCGGAAACTACCGCACGGGCAAAATGGGCTTTTCGCTCAGCGGCTTCGGGCGTGCTGAATACAATGTGAAAGGGGCTTTCACCAATGACCAGACGACCCGAAACTACGATCAGGCAACCAACACCTACTCGGCCAGCACCCGGACGCTGCAAACAGCCAATACCCTGAGTCAGCGTTTGTTTGGCAACTATCAGCTGGGCTGGGATTATGACATCGACAAACGGACATCGCTTACTGCCAGCATTCGATATGGCGCCCGCAACGGTACCGCCAAACAGAATAACCTGCTGACACAGACAACTTCTCCGACAAGCTACTTCCCAACCATCAGTGACCGTAACGTAAAGACCACTGATTTGTCGGGCACCGTCGATGCAAACCTTACGTATACCAAGATTTACAAACCTCAGCAGGAGTTCAGCATCCTGGCGTTGTTTAGCCGGAATAACCGGACCAACGACTTCGTGTCAGATATTCTGAGCGGCACTGACTTCCAGACCATTTCGTCCAGAATCCGCAATGATAACCTGAGCTACAACCAGGAGTCAACCCTTCAGATTGACTATCAAACGCCAATCAAGACGAATCAACTGCTTGAATTTGGGGTGAAAGGCATTTTCCGCAAAGCCAACAGCGACTACCAGTACTACCTCGCCACGGGCGACACCGGCGATTACATTGTTGACAAAACTCGTCCATCGAACACCCTGTTCTACAATCAGAACATTGGTGCCTCGTACCTGTCGTACACCCTGACGACGAAGAACAAGTACACCATCAAAGCGGGGGCGCGCTACGAATATACGGTTATTGATGCCCGATTCAGCAACGAATCGACAGCAACGCCGACCAACATTCCAAACTATGGTACGCTGGTACCCAGTGTTAACATTTCTAAAAGCCTGAAAGGTGGCCGGATTCTGAAACTGGCCTATAACCGCCGAATTCAGCGCCCCGGTATCCAGTTCCTGAACCCGAACGTGAACTCCTCAAACCCAACCAACATTACCCGTGGGAACCCTCTGTTATCGCCCGAGTTCACTGATAATGTTGAGTTTAGCACGAGCGGCAACATCAAAGGATTGTACCTAAATGCGTCGTTGTTTGGTCGGCGGACCAATGGCGAGATCACGGCTGTCCGCGATGTAACCCAGCAGCCTGTTGGTGATCCGATCAGCCAGGTATTTCAGCAGGTCATCCAAACCACTTATCAGAACGTTGGTCACGAGGATGCCTATGGACTGAACCTGTTTGGGAACGGAACCTTGTTCCGTAAACTTCAACTGGGTGGCGGCATTGATATCTACCATGTTAGTCTGACAAACAACAACGCGAACCCGATTTATTCAGCCTCCAACTCAGGACTGGTTATAGCCGGACGCCTACAGAGCAGCCTTTCTTTAAGCAATGGCTGGGGCTTCCAGGTATTTGGTGGTGGCCGGGGCAAGCAGATACAATTGCAGGGTTATCAGAGCCCGATGTACTTCTACAGCATTGGCATGCGGAAAGAGTTTAATGACAAGAGAGCAAGTCTGGGACTGGCAGCCGAGAATATTTTCAACCACCCATTTACCCAGCGGTCGGAACTGTCGTCACCTATTCTGAGCCAGAATTCGCAGACGAGTTTCTACAATGCCGGTGTTCGCCTGACATTCAGCTACAAACTCGGTAAAATGAGTTTCGATGCTCCCCAGAAACGCCGGAAATCGGTTAATAACGACGACGTAAAAGAAGGCGACGGTGGTGGCGATAACCAGCAACAGCAGCCTGCTCAACAGTCGGCCCCAGCTGGCGGTGGTCGTTCTGGCGGTGGCCGTTCAGGCGGTGGTCGTCCACGTTAA
- a CDS encoding glycosyltransferase family 39 protein: MTRLFWFLGLFCPFFFLFTYNSGYGYDAYEYLIIARSLNEGYGLYDFIPSKSYLLYSSTNVLLNLLGGYNHVSVSGLITLLATGAVLSAWRAARVFSERTAFIAVGLTAASCCFMEMNFLEPESWVSIFGLNAFSLAVRGKGRSDWRWLGAGVLLGIAMCFKSVAAFYVVGFGAFIFVLFLTGHLKFWPMVGRGLLVLLGFILPLVLSALYFYLTNRLEAHLEWTYIYPFGGYPAHTMFLTKFLLKLSWLLLLLAISFVLVWRQPYRKQYQQTPAVWLALLLAAFACVSMIKTQASHYFFPAAVFFALHLGFLADLWLNHYEARHKAVSHKMVFLGSGLVVVLLLMSGLLYRPATIKRLVSIADYSSEEQAGAFIREQAGPTGKVLLFDNALSLYYLSDREPNVPFIFTEMQTSHYIESHPDTYGRALADTSLKLVVFGNRSSVIDDSTALNKPANAYAIQQLRDGLQKNFVQIKNPHFPLIYWVRK, from the coding sequence ATGACGCGTCTTTTTTGGTTTCTGGGACTTTTCTGTCCTTTCTTTTTTCTGTTTACTTATAATTCTGGCTACGGGTACGATGCTTACGAATATTTGATTATTGCCCGTAGCCTCAACGAGGGCTATGGGCTCTACGACTTTATCCCATCCAAATCCTATTTGCTGTATTCGTCCACCAATGTTTTACTGAATTTGCTGGGCGGTTACAACCATGTCAGCGTTTCTGGACTCATTACCTTGCTGGCTACTGGGGCTGTGCTGTCTGCCTGGCGGGCCGCCCGTGTATTCAGTGAGCGAACCGCGTTCATTGCGGTTGGGCTAACGGCCGCCAGTTGTTGCTTTATGGAGATGAATTTTCTGGAACCGGAAAGCTGGGTGTCTATCTTTGGTCTCAATGCGTTTTCGCTGGCTGTGCGTGGAAAAGGACGCTCAGACTGGCGTTGGCTGGGCGCTGGCGTTCTGCTGGGAATTGCGATGTGTTTCAAGAGTGTTGCCGCCTTTTATGTGGTCGGTTTTGGTGCGTTCATTTTCGTTTTGTTTCTAACCGGCCACCTTAAATTCTGGCCGATGGTTGGACGGGGCCTGCTGGTTTTACTGGGGTTTATTCTGCCACTGGTCTTGTCGGCCCTTTATTTTTATTTGACAAACCGGCTGGAGGCTCATCTGGAGTGGACCTACATTTATCCGTTCGGGGGGTATCCGGCTCATACCATGTTCCTGACGAAATTTCTCCTCAAGCTAAGCTGGCTTTTACTTCTGCTGGCAATTTCGTTTGTGCTGGTCTGGCGGCAACCTTACCGAAAACAATACCAGCAGACCCCTGCTGTTTGGCTGGCTTTACTGCTGGCGGCCTTTGCCTGCGTATCCATGATTAAAACACAGGCCAGCCATTACTTTTTTCCGGCGGCCGTTTTCTTCGCCCTCCACCTCGGCTTTTTGGCTGATTTGTGGCTAAACCACTACGAAGCCCGTCATAAGGCGGTGTCGCACAAAATGGTGTTTCTGGGAAGTGGCCTGGTGGTGGTGTTATTGCTGATGAGTGGGTTACTGTACCGGCCCGCTACCATCAAGCGATTGGTGTCCATTGCCGATTATTCAAGTGAGGAGCAGGCTGGCGCGTTTATCCGGGAGCAGGCGGGTCCTACCGGAAAAGTGTTGCTGTTCGACAATGCGCTGAGTTTATACTACCTGTCGGACCGGGAACCCAACGTACCTTTTATCTTCACCGAGATGCAGACATCGCATTACATTGAATCACACCCCGATACCTACGGACGCGCGCTGGCCGACACCAGCCTGAAGCTGGTTGTGTTTGGCAATCGGTCGAGTGTTATTGATGACAGCACGGCCCTTAATAAACCGGCTAATGCCTATGCGATTCAGCAACTGCGGGATGGTTTACAAAAGAATTTTGTACAAATTAAAAATCCACACTTTCCGTTGATATACTGGGTACGCAAATAA
- a CDS encoding zinc-binding alcohol dehydrogenase family protein — protein MKAAITIQPGPPEVIQLQEKPQPTAKEGWVVIRVKAFGLNRSEMFTRQGHSPGVNFPIIQGIECVGEIEEDLSGVYTSGQKVAVCMGGMGRNYDGSYAEFVCVPADIVIPFSSELPWPVLGAIPEMFQTVSGSLHEALDVKAGETLLIRGGSSSIGMLAGQLAAYLGVTVISTTRNADKQQTLLENGAAHVLLDDGNIREAVRKLYPAGVDKVLELVGITTLKDSLKCIKPKGTVCMTGILGGSWTMNEFTPMGDIPSLGKLTVYMGEASNLGKEQLQDFIDAIAKGAIVLNIDKTFRLDQLVEAHQYMESNQATGKLVVVL, from the coding sequence ATGAAAGCTGCTATAACCATACAGCCCGGACCGCCTGAGGTGATCCAGCTACAAGAGAAGCCCCAGCCAACGGCGAAAGAAGGCTGGGTTGTCATTCGTGTAAAAGCCTTCGGGCTCAATCGATCCGAAATGTTTACGCGGCAGGGGCATTCGCCGGGGGTTAACTTTCCCATCATACAGGGCATCGAATGCGTCGGTGAAATCGAAGAGGATTTATCCGGGGTCTACACGAGCGGGCAAAAAGTAGCCGTCTGTATGGGCGGCATGGGCCGAAACTACGACGGCAGCTATGCCGAATTCGTTTGTGTTCCGGCAGATATCGTGATTCCCTTTTCCAGTGAGCTACCCTGGCCCGTGCTAGGGGCCATACCGGAGATGTTTCAAACGGTTTCAGGTTCGTTGCACGAAGCGCTTGACGTGAAGGCTGGTGAAACCCTGCTCATTCGCGGAGGTAGTTCCTCCATTGGCATGTTGGCCGGTCAACTGGCAGCGTATCTGGGCGTAACGGTCATTTCTACAACACGCAACGCCGATAAGCAGCAAACGCTGCTGGAAAACGGCGCGGCTCATGTGCTGCTGGACGATGGAAATATTCGGGAAGCAGTAAGAAAACTTTATCCGGCGGGTGTCGATAAGGTGCTGGAACTGGTAGGCATCACAACCCTGAAGGATTCCCTGAAGTGTATTAAGCCGAAAGGAACTGTTTGCATGACCGGTATCTTAGGCGGCAGCTGGACCATGAATGAGTTCACGCCGATGGGCGATATTCCGTCACTAGGCAAGCTCACTGTGTACATGGGCGAAGCCAGCAATTTAGGCAAAGAACAACTCCAGGACTTTATCGACGCCATTGCTAAAGGAGCTATTGTGTTAAATATAGATAAGACATTTCGTCTGGATCAACTGGTGGAAGCCCATCAGTACATGGAGAGTAACCAGGCGACAGGAAAGCTGGTTGTGGTGCTGTAG
- a CDS encoding glycosyltransferase family 2 protein, which translates to MLLSVLIPAYNEINSIDTLLEKIQAVPINKEIIIVDDGSTDGTRERLKTFDAVPNIRVIFHDHNQGKGAAIRTAIQHMTGDIAIVQDADLEYEPQDYMALVKPIADGKEKVVYGSRFLNPENRHSYYSFYIGGQVVTLLTNALFNQRLTDEPTCYKVFDADFLRSIPLECTRFEFCPEVTAKVAKRGIRIKELPISYYPRSIAEGKKISWLDGIEAIWVLLKYRVMK; encoded by the coding sequence ATGCTGCTATCTGTTCTTATCCCTGCTTACAACGAGATTAACTCTATTGATACATTACTTGAAAAAATTCAGGCTGTTCCCATAAATAAAGAAATAATTATTGTTGATGACGGCTCAACGGATGGCACCCGCGAACGGCTGAAGACATTTGACGCCGTGCCTAACATTCGGGTTATCTTTCACGACCATAATCAGGGAAAAGGGGCGGCCATTCGCACGGCCATTCAGCATATGACGGGCGACATTGCCATTGTCCAGGACGCCGACCTTGAATATGAACCACAGGATTACATGGCCCTGGTGAAGCCCATTGCCGATGGTAAGGAGAAAGTAGTTTACGGTTCCCGGTTTTTGAACCCCGAGAACCGACACTCGTATTATAGCTTTTATATTGGCGGCCAGGTGGTTACGTTGCTGACAAATGCGCTATTTAACCAGCGCCTGACTGATGAGCCAACCTGTTATAAAGTATTCGATGCTGATTTTCTGCGGTCTATTCCGCTCGAATGCACGCGCTTCGAATTTTGCCCTGAGGTAACGGCCAAAGTAGCCAAACGGGGGATTCGTATCAAAGAGTTACCCATTAGCTATTATCCCCGTTCCATTGCAGAAGGCAAAAAAATATCCTGGCTGGATGGCATCGAAGCAATCTGGGTATTGCTTAAATACAGGGTTATGAAGTAA
- a CDS encoding glycoside hydrolase family 13 protein, translating into MKRIAFTLLVFLSACLSLALAQPAQIQRVNPINWWVGMKNPNLQLLVYGPNAGTLTYTINYAGVKLLKTHTVENPNYAFLDLTIAPTTKAGTIQIVGKRGSQTLTQPFDLKARDKTPKGQGVTSADFIYLIMPDRFANGDPGNDKFPDMLDTEADPKNPYLRHGGDFKGIINRLDYLKDLGVTALWLTPVLDNDETLKKEGPDRNQAGYHGYHFTDHYKIDKRFGGNAGYIELAAALHARGMKLVQDAVYNHISDDHWFFKDKPMKDWVNEWPSYTGSTHKEQSLYDPHGAAADKKTLLDGWFTPFLPDMNQRNPYVANFLIQHAIWSTELFSLDAWRIDTYKYNDLAFMNRCNQALMDEYPKIHLFGESVVNNPVGQAFFVKNTVGFPFKSNQPGGLDFVLYNAFNDALNQRFDWDSGVNRIHQVLAQDDVYADPNKLVTFLENHDTDRYLSVIGDDYDKYKMGVTWLLTTRGIPHWYYGTEILMKGTKNPSDAEVRKDFPGGFPGDKENKFETAGRTDKENAAFQFVRKLATYRRDNPVLHTGKLMQFLPQDGTYVYFRYDGSKTVMVATNTGDKEIGLDTGRFAERMTGFTSARDVLTDAKLTDLKLVKLPAKSALVLELIK; encoded by the coding sequence ATGAAAAGAATCGCTTTTACTCTGCTCGTTTTCTTATCGGCTTGTTTATCGCTTGCTTTGGCGCAGCCCGCCCAGATCCAGCGCGTGAACCCCATAAACTGGTGGGTCGGCATGAAAAACCCCAACCTGCAACTGTTGGTGTATGGCCCTAATGCCGGAACTCTCACCTATACAATCAACTATGCCGGAGTTAAACTCCTGAAAACGCATACCGTTGAAAACCCCAATTACGCGTTCCTTGATCTGACCATTGCGCCGACCACAAAAGCCGGGACCATCCAGATTGTGGGCAAACGCGGCAGCCAAACCCTGACCCAGCCATTCGACCTGAAAGCCCGCGATAAAACGCCGAAAGGGCAGGGCGTTACATCGGCCGATTTTATTTACCTGATCATGCCGGACCGGTTTGCCAACGGTGATCCGGGCAATGACAAATTTCCGGATATGCTCGATACCGAAGCCGACCCTAAAAATCCCTACCTGCGGCACGGGGGCGACTTCAAAGGCATTATCAATCGGCTCGATTACCTGAAAGATCTGGGCGTTACGGCGCTCTGGCTAACCCCCGTGCTCGACAACGACGAAACCCTCAAAAAAGAAGGCCCTGACCGAAATCAGGCGGGCTATCATGGCTACCACTTCACGGATCATTATAAAATCGATAAACGCTTTGGCGGCAATGCAGGCTATATAGAACTGGCTGCGGCCCTGCACGCCCGGGGTATGAAGCTGGTGCAGGATGCGGTCTATAACCACATCAGCGACGACCATTGGTTCTTTAAAGATAAACCGATGAAAGACTGGGTAAACGAGTGGCCCAGTTATACCGGTTCGACCCACAAAGAGCAGTCGCTTTACGACCCGCACGGAGCCGCTGCCGATAAGAAAACGCTGCTGGATGGCTGGTTTACGCCTTTTTTGCCCGACATGAATCAGCGCAACCCGTACGTTGCCAACTTCCTGATTCAGCATGCCATCTGGTCTACGGAGTTATTTAGCCTCGATGCCTGGCGGATTGATACCTATAAATACAACGATCTGGCGTTTATGAATCGCTGCAACCAGGCGCTCATGGACGAGTATCCAAAGATTCACCTCTTTGGCGAATCCGTCGTGAACAACCCAGTTGGACAGGCTTTCTTTGTGAAAAATACGGTGGGCTTTCCCTTCAAGAGCAACCAGCCGGGCGGTCTGGATTTTGTTCTGTACAATGCCTTCAACGATGCGTTGAATCAGAGGTTCGACTGGGATTCGGGCGTGAACCGGATTCACCAGGTGCTGGCGCAGGACGATGTATATGCCGACCCCAATAAGCTGGTGACCTTTCTGGAAAACCACGATACGGATCGTTACTTGTCCGTCATTGGCGACGATTACGATAAATACAAAATGGGAGTTACCTGGCTGCTCACCACACGCGGCATCCCACACTGGTACTACGGCACCGAAATCCTGATGAAAGGCACTAAAAATCCCAGCGATGCCGAGGTCCGGAAAGATTTCCCGGGGGGCTTTCCAGGCGATAAGGAAAACAAATTCGAGACGGCCGGGCGTACGGACAAGGAGAATGCGGCTTTTCAGTTTGTCCGCAAACTAGCCACTTACCGGCGAGACAACCCCGTTTTGCATACAGGCAAGCTCATGCAATTTCTCCCGCAGGATGGTACGTACGTTTACTTCCGTTACGATGGCAGCAAGACCGTTATGGTGGCGACGAATACGGGCGATAAAGAAATCGGACTTGACACCGGCCGGTTCGCCGAACGGATGACGGGCTTTACATCGGCCCGTGATGTGCTGACCGATGCAAAACTGACGGACTTAAAACTGGTGAAGCTACCCGCTAAATCGGCGCTGGTGCTGGAACTGATAAAGTGA
- a CDS encoding DUF4405 domain-containing protein gives MKSKNLVSLSVAAVFFVLSITGLLIYFGQGSHLVDHTHAWFGILFVAASIFHIVNNWSSITGYTKNRRTGAIQKEFVIPVVIVAIFALGIGFDLPVFKKLANAGKDLVRGERPRGGPMAQPKVDSIASAVETAYATAYTKGDTGALAAIMPVKTALLTEAGTILSGSDMQKNILKRTAPEVLKTKVDHAEALDDHMILVYGTATNSTATSPSVYTHLLKEQDKKWQIIAAQRAFPAVQ, from the coding sequence ATGAAATCCAAAAATTTAGTTAGTCTTTCGGTGGCAGCCGTCTTTTTCGTTCTGTCCATTACTGGTCTCTTAATTTATTTCGGACAAGGGTCTCACCTGGTCGATCATACGCATGCCTGGTTTGGGATATTGTTCGTGGCCGCTTCGATATTTCATATTGTCAACAACTGGTCGTCGATAACGGGCTACACTAAAAATCGCCGGACGGGAGCCATCCAGAAAGAGTTCGTTATTCCAGTCGTTATTGTGGCCATTTTTGCATTGGGCATTGGGTTCGATTTACCGGTTTTCAAAAAACTGGCCAATGCGGGTAAAGACCTGGTACGGGGCGAACGGCCACGGGGTGGCCCAATGGCTCAGCCTAAAGTTGATTCCATTGCCAGCGCCGTTGAAACAGCTTACGCTACTGCCTATACGAAAGGTGACACGGGCGCTTTAGCGGCCATCATGCCCGTTAAAACAGCGCTTCTGACCGAAGCCGGAACGATCCTCAGCGGTTCTGACATGCAAAAAAATATCCTGAAACGAACAGCCCCTGAAGTTTTAAAAACAAAAGTCGATCACGCCGAAGCACTCGACGATCACATGATTTTGGTGTATGGCACGGCCACCAACTCAACCGCAACCTCGCCATCCGTCTACACGCATCTATTGAAAGAGCAGGATAAAAAGTGGCAGATTATTGCCGCCCAGCGGGCGTTCCCAGCGGTGCAGTAA
- a CDS encoding RluA family pseudouridine synthase: MENPNQPRRQRGQRTDVILPVSEPAELMAFLIAQLPHKNRNNIKSLLSNKQILVDGKVFTQFNHPLKPGQVVTVAANRAPQTSQYRGLTILFEDQSLIVINKQAGLLSMATNKERDRTAYGILSDYVKKENPKNKIFIIHRLDRETSGVMMFARSEKVQKLMQESWNATTKERTYVALVEGIPNPEQGRITSYLRESKALIVYSSQNPENGQLSITNYKVLKANNGYALLELELETGRKNQIRVHMQDIGHPVVGDAKYGAATDPIGRLGLHAEVLAFKHPITDQAMHFNAPVPKLFLSMVKERVD; this comes from the coding sequence ATGGAGAACCCAAACCAGCCCCGTCGGCAGCGCGGCCAGCGAACCGACGTCATACTGCCCGTTTCGGAACCCGCCGAATTAATGGCCTTTCTGATTGCCCAATTGCCGCATAAAAACCGGAACAACATCAAGTCGTTGCTGAGTAATAAGCAAATTCTGGTCGATGGAAAAGTGTTTACACAGTTTAATCACCCGCTAAAGCCGGGCCAGGTTGTTACGGTTGCCGCAAACCGTGCCCCCCAAACATCGCAATACCGGGGCCTGACGATCTTGTTTGAAGATCAAAGCCTGATTGTTATCAACAAACAGGCTGGGTTGCTTTCTATGGCAACCAATAAGGAGCGGGATCGCACCGCTTACGGTATTCTGAGCGATTACGTCAAAAAGGAAAACCCGAAAAACAAGATCTTTATCATTCACCGGCTCGACCGCGAGACATCGGGCGTCATGATGTTCGCCCGAAGCGAAAAGGTGCAGAAGTTGATGCAGGAATCCTGGAACGCCACCACCAAAGAGCGCACCTATGTGGCGTTGGTTGAGGGGATCCCAAACCCGGAACAAGGCCGGATCACCTCCTATCTTCGGGAAAGTAAAGCCCTGATCGTGTATTCGAGCCAGAACCCCGAAAATGGGCAATTATCTATTACCAATTACAAAGTCCTGAAAGCCAATAATGGCTATGCATTGCTGGAACTGGAACTGGAAACCGGCCGTAAAAACCAGATTCGGGTACACATGCAGGACATTGGCCACCCCGTAGTAGGTGACGCTAAATATGGTGCCGCCACGGACCCCATCGGTCGGCTGGGGCTGCATGCCGAGGTGCTGGCATTCAAGCACCCCATTACAGACCAGGCCATGCACTTCAATGCCCCCGTGCCCAAACTATTCCTGAGTATGGTGAAAGAGCGGGTAGACTAA
- the pgmB gene encoding beta-phosphoglucomutase: MSQIKAFLFDLDGVIVDTAIYHYQAWKRLATELGFDISEEFNEGLKGVSRMDSLDLILAHGGLTLPDEEKAKLADQKNEWYLELVSRMTPEAILPGVAMFFSQVRQAGLKTALGSVSKNAPLILERIGMTDAFDTIIDGTKISKGKPDPEVFTKGADELGVRPDECVVFEDAVAGVEAGKRGGMFVVGLGSPDVLRQADLVAPSLAELTVDEVLSKSK, translated from the coding sequence ATGAGTCAGATAAAAGCCTTTCTTTTTGACCTCGATGGGGTTATTGTAGACACTGCTATTTACCACTACCAGGCCTGGAAACGACTGGCCACGGAGCTTGGTTTCGATATCTCCGAAGAGTTTAATGAGGGACTCAAAGGCGTTAGCCGGATGGATTCGCTGGATCTTATCCTGGCCCATGGCGGGCTAACCTTACCCGACGAAGAAAAAGCGAAACTCGCTGATCAAAAAAATGAATGGTACCTTGAGCTGGTCAGCCGAATGACGCCCGAAGCTATTTTGCCGGGAGTGGCTATGTTTTTCTCCCAGGTCCGTCAGGCGGGGCTGAAAACAGCCCTGGGGTCGGTTAGCAAAAATGCTCCTTTGATTCTGGAGCGCATCGGTATGACCGACGCCTTTGATACCATCATTGACGGTACTAAAATCAGCAAAGGCAAGCCCGATCCGGAAGTATTCACGAAAGGAGCAGACGAATTAGGCGTTCGGCCAGACGAGTGTGTTGTGTTCGAAGATGCCGTGGCGGGCGTAGAAGCTGGCAAGCGGGGCGGTATGTTTGTCGTTGGGCTTGGTTCGCCGGATGTGCTCCGACAGGCCGATCTGGTTGCGCCCTCGCTGGCCGAACTAACCGTAGATGAGGTGCTGAGCAAGAGTAAGTAA